From the Anaeromusa acidaminophila DSM 3853 genome, the window AATCGGGGCGTTTCCCTTCGTGTCTGCCCATGCGCTTGGTTTTACCCATTACACGCACTGTGTTCACAGCCTCAACCTGGACTTTGAACATTTTTTCCACAGCTTGGCGGATTTCCACCTTCGTGGCTTTGAGCGATACGATAAAGGTGTATTTGCTTTCCTCCATCAACTGGTTGCTTTTCTCCGTGATGACAGGACGAACAAGCACGTCGCACAAATTTTCCATTATGCCAGCACCTCCTCAATACGGGTGACTGCCTCTTTGGTAACGAAAACCCGATCATGATGAAGCAGGTCCATTACATTCAGGCCCATGCTGGTAATGGTTTTAACGCTCGGAAGGTTGCGAGCGGATTTAACTACGCTTTCCACTTCTTCCGCCGTAATGATCAGGGCTTTCTGCTCGGAAGCATTAAAATCACCCATCATTTTGATGACCTGTTTCGTTTTGGGAGCTTCAAAATCGATGCCCTCCAGAACCACCAGCTCACCGTCCTGTACCTTAGCGGTCAGAGCGGATTTGAGAGCTAAACGACGCTGTTTGCGAGGCATGCTGAACGCATAAGAACGGGGTTGCGGTCCGAAAACCGTGCCGCCGCCTACCCACAACGGAGAGCGAATGCTGCCGGCGCGAGCGCGTCCGGTTCCTTTTTGTTTCCAGGGTTTTTTGCCGCCACCGCGTACAAAACCTCTGGTTTTTGTGGACGCTGTACCTTGGCGCTGACTGGCCATCTGCATAACAACTGCTTGATGGAGCACAGCCTCGTTCACTTCCACAGCGAACACGCTATCATTCAGTTCCACTTCACCGGTTTGCTTGCCGGTGATATCATATACTGCCACTTTCGGCATATAGCACATCCTCCTTTCAAGAAACCGGCGAATTTATTTGCCGGGTTTCACCGTGTTCTTGATGATGACCAGACCTTTTTTCGGGCCGGGGATGGCGCCTTTGATCAAGATCAGGTTGCGCTCGGTGTCGATACGAACGACGCTGAGACGCTGAATGGTAACTCGTTGACCACCCATTTGACCAGGCAATTTTTTGCCTTTGAATACTTTGCCGCCGCCGCCGCTCATACGAGGGCCG encodes:
- the rplW gene encoding 50S ribosomal protein L23, whose protein sequence is MENLCDVLVRPVITEKSNQLMEESKYTFIVSLKATKVEIRQAVEKMFKVQVEAVNTVRVMGKTKRMGRHEGKRPDFKKAIVKLAPGQSIAFFEGV
- the rplD gene encoding 50S ribosomal protein L4 codes for the protein MPKVAVYDITGKQTGEVELNDSVFAVEVNEAVLHQAVVMQMASQRQGTASTKTRGFVRGGGKKPWKQKGTGRARAGSIRSPLWVGGGTVFGPQPRSYAFSMPRKQRRLALKSALTAKVQDGELVVLEGIDFEAPKTKQVIKMMGDFNASEQKALIITAEEVESVVKSARNLPSVKTITSMGLNVMDLLHHDRVFVTKEAVTRIEEVLA